A section of the Metabacillus endolithicus genome encodes:
- a CDS encoding YjcZ family sporulation protein, which yields MPYYEAPAYGYCAPSYRPNTFALIVVLFILLIIIGATIYGNKC from the coding sequence ATGCCTTATTATGAAGCTCCTGCTTATGGATATTGTGCTCCTTCTTATAGACCGAATACGTTCGCGCTTATTGTTGTGCTATTCATTTTGTTAATTATTATAGGTGCAACGATCTACGGTAATAAGTGTTAA
- a CDS encoding sigma-70 family RNA polymerase sigma factor: protein MKEEKLVKLATKGDPEAFGKLMILLKDQAYRMAYCYLHHEHDSMDAVCNAMEKAFAKLNQLREPKYFKTWFLKIVINESIQLLREKSKIVEVNENEIMNLSEESKSEHIEDLEELLNQVEPTERSMIYMKYYLGYSLDEISKITDLPLSTVKTKIYRNLKQLREKLVQREVL, encoded by the coding sequence GTGAAAGAAGAAAAGCTTGTAAAGCTTGCTACAAAGGGAGATCCTGAAGCGTTTGGAAAACTCATGATATTGTTAAAGGATCAGGCTTATAGAATGGCCTATTGTTATTTGCATCATGAACACGATAGTATGGATGCTGTTTGTAACGCTATGGAAAAAGCATTTGCAAAACTTAATCAGCTTAGGGAACCAAAGTATTTTAAAACTTGGTTTTTAAAGATTGTTATCAATGAAAGTATTCAATTACTAAGAGAAAAAAGTAAAATCGTAGAAGTAAATGAGAACGAGATAATGAATTTATCTGAAGAATCTAAGTCTGAGCACATAGAAGATCTTGAAGAATTGCTTAATCAAGTGGAACCAACAGAAAGGTCTATGATCTACATGAAATATTATTTAGGATACTCTCTTGATGAGATTTCAAAAATAACAGACTTACCGTTATCAACAGTAAAAACAAAAATTTACCGGAATCTAAAACAACTCCGAGAAAAACTAGTTCAAAGGGAGGTCTTATAA
- a CDS encoding DsbA family oxidoreductase has protein sequence MKIEVWSDFVCPFCYIGKRRLEMALDQFPHKDQVEVEFKSFELDPNAPTYTEQGIYQALAAKFGASEQQVREMNKGLIQQASDLGIKFNYEDMKPTNTFNAHRLNKFAKTIGKETELTEKLLHAYFTDTKNVGDIDTLADLAEAAGIDRSKALEVLNDEKAFANEVRGDERTAQQIGVTGVPFFVVNQKYSISGAQPQETFSRALTKIWEEENPKPKFQELHFDGGEGAICTDDGCELPSNSKKN, from the coding sequence ATGAAAATAGAAGTATGGTCTGACTTTGTCTGTCCGTTTTGTTATATTGGTAAACGCCGTTTAGAAATGGCACTTGACCAGTTTCCACATAAAGATCAAGTAGAAGTTGAGTTTAAAAGCTTTGAATTGGACCCTAATGCTCCAACGTACACAGAGCAAGGAATTTATCAGGCATTAGCAGCTAAATTTGGAGCAAGTGAACAACAAGTTAGAGAAATGAATAAAGGTCTTATTCAACAAGCTTCTGACCTTGGTATAAAATTTAATTATGAAGATATGAAGCCAACGAACACCTTTAATGCCCACCGTTTAAATAAATTCGCCAAAACAATTGGAAAAGAAACAGAGTTAACTGAAAAACTATTGCATGCTTATTTTACAGATACAAAAAATGTCGGGGACATAGATACTTTAGCTGACCTTGCAGAGGCTGCTGGAATAGATCGCAGTAAAGCATTAGAAGTGTTAAATGACGAAAAAGCCTTTGCAAATGAAGTGAGAGGCGATGAAAGAACAGCTCAACAAATCGGTGTAACAGGTGTACCTTTCTTTGTTGTGAATCAAAAGTACTCCATATCAGGTGCTCAACCACAAGAAACATTTTCACGTGCACTTACAAAAATTTGGGAGGAAGAAAACCCAAAACCTAAGTTTCAGGAGCTTCACTTTGACGGTGGTGAAGGTGCTATTTGTACCGACGATGGTTGTGAATTACCGAGCAATAGTAAGAAAAACTAA